A DNA window from Streptomyces sp. B21-083 contains the following coding sequences:
- a CDS encoding lipopolysaccharide biosynthesis protein encodes MSDTTTTPATEAATPKTGTPERRPRRRLRLPGLGRGQGGGNQLFRNAYALMLNTGISAVLGLGFWLAAARYYSESAVGQSSAAIAAMKLLAGLTAVTLTGALARFIPVAGRATGRLIFRTYAGSSVIVAVAGGVFLLTLDSWGPSYRFLHGPVPALGFVGAVVLWNLLTLQDGVLTGLRNALWVPVGNTAFSAVKLGLLVAFAAAIPTSGVFVSWVAAIAMSVLPLGWLVFRRLVPRHVKATEEHAKPPTVKEIGRFLAGDYTGSLFSLAVVYLVPVIVASQVSSADNAYFYITTTIGGTVNLLAINMGASLTVEGSHDPARLAANTRAALRRMARIMLPVAGVLFFGAPRILAVFGSGYADAATSLLRWFAVGAVLRVVMETYFAVLRAQSRTAGLAWMQGLLCVLVLGLTLLLLPRMGLTGAGVAEISSLAVIVALAAPRLYRTVRAAPADPVPEDTAPDGDLADLAAGSLGRGQGWAARSLDSDTLALGVHLDFDHQERRPDVRPGPGTPPTGTPAPRADHRPTWALKQVGPESLGLPAEGASQEVAVPADAEAELVRAAQASLIRELRTPHTPPAPPASPPLSPRARLRPTRTGVFLGGLLIAALLLYWLPVSRLGEADLDRMGGLGLVSVLPLPTLAGAALLVVVFASLLWGNREHRTLLALTLLATVVSLHALPAVIEAEPRFATAWQHLGFIDYIDRTGTAVPDLDARWSWPGFFAGAAFVAKACGVGDLTEVIRWWPLTMQLLYLAPLFLLTRSLRASWRAKWTGVWIFVLSGWVGQDYFSPQGFTYLLYLVFVAILLVWFRAPRVLWAKVRPGEAEVEPTNRRQQAVLLAVLIALFAATVPAHQLTPFVMLGVLAVLVLIGKSELRGLPILFGVIVAVWVGFMAEPYWSGHFDELFGGMGGVSGNVSSSVSGRIQGGSSTHKLVLYTRVLLAGGVMTLACYGWWRRRDHKYRERSLLVLTFVPFLGFGMQSYGGEMALRVFMFALPGAAMLGALALFPRTGVTPKERDRDRISLAPLAALMAGLVLMGGFLVARWGNEPFERTRTGEVAAMNYVYAHDDPTVRLLWLSNDLLDNVTPALPWGTKDMEKVRYEPTLAPADPVLVSGLVKALKDAGPNSYLMVNRSQVVYLQLDVGYSATWEKRLLQNLDRRDELKKVFVNSDVTVYALRQRPEGEVAKPDPGPIGPQVTWTPWSVVGGLAAVALILLLTAREAVRVAVRPGVRQLRWLQGAFWFSLPLLAVLLASLVQRFLTMK; translated from the coding sequence GTGTCTGACACGACGACCACACCCGCGACCGAGGCCGCCACCCCCAAGACCGGGACTCCCGAGCGGCGTCCCAGGCGGCGGCTGCGGCTGCCCGGCCTCGGCAGGGGCCAGGGGGGCGGCAACCAGCTGTTCCGGAACGCCTACGCGCTGATGCTCAACACGGGCATCTCCGCCGTGCTCGGGCTCGGCTTCTGGCTCGCCGCCGCCCGCTACTACTCCGAGTCGGCGGTCGGCCAGAGCTCCGCCGCGATCGCCGCGATGAAACTCCTCGCCGGTCTCACGGCGGTGACGCTGACCGGCGCGCTGGCCCGCTTCATCCCGGTCGCGGGCCGCGCCACCGGGCGGCTCATCTTCCGTACGTACGCGGGCAGTTCGGTGATCGTGGCGGTGGCAGGCGGCGTCTTCCTGCTCACGCTGGACAGCTGGGGGCCGTCGTACCGGTTCCTGCACGGGCCGGTGCCCGCCCTCGGGTTCGTCGGCGCCGTCGTCCTGTGGAACCTGCTCACGCTCCAGGACGGGGTGCTGACCGGGCTGCGCAACGCGCTGTGGGTGCCGGTCGGCAACACCGCGTTCTCGGCGGTCAAGCTGGGGCTGCTGGTCGCCTTCGCGGCGGCGATCCCGACGAGCGGTGTCTTCGTGTCGTGGGTCGCCGCGATCGCCATGTCCGTACTTCCGCTCGGCTGGCTGGTGTTCCGCCGACTGGTACCCCGGCACGTCAAGGCGACCGAGGAGCACGCGAAACCGCCGACAGTGAAGGAGATCGGCCGGTTCCTCGCGGGCGACTACACCGGGTCGCTGTTCTCCCTCGCGGTGGTCTACCTGGTGCCGGTGATCGTCGCCTCGCAGGTCAGCTCCGCCGACAACGCCTACTTCTACATCACCACCACCATCGGTGGCACGGTCAACCTGCTCGCCATCAACATGGGCGCCTCCCTGACCGTCGAGGGCTCGCACGATCCGGCCCGACTGGCCGCCAACACCCGGGCCGCGCTCAGACGCATGGCGCGGATCATGCTGCCGGTCGCGGGGGTGCTGTTCTTCGGGGCGCCCCGGATCCTGGCCGTCTTCGGCTCGGGCTACGCGGACGCGGCGACCTCGCTGCTGCGCTGGTTCGCTGTCGGCGCGGTGCTGCGGGTCGTCATGGAGACGTACTTCGCGGTGCTGCGCGCCCAGAGCCGTACCGCCGGACTCGCCTGGATGCAGGGCCTGTTGTGCGTCCTGGTGCTGGGTCTGACGCTGCTGCTGCTTCCCCGGATGGGGCTGACCGGAGCGGGCGTCGCGGAGATCTCGTCCCTCGCGGTGATCGTCGCGCTCGCCGCGCCCAGGCTGTACCGGACTGTCAGGGCGGCGCCGGCCGACCCCGTCCCCGAGGACACGGCACCGGACGGCGACCTCGCCGACCTGGCGGCGGGCTCCCTCGGTCGCGGGCAGGGGTGGGCGGCGCGTTCGCTGGACTCGGACACCCTCGCGCTCGGCGTCCATCTCGACTTCGACCACCAGGAACGCCGCCCGGACGTCCGCCCGGGGCCGGGGACCCCGCCCACGGGGACACCGGCGCCGCGTGCGGACCACCGGCCGACCTGGGCCCTGAAACAGGTGGGGCCCGAGTCCCTGGGCCTGCCGGCCGAGGGCGCGTCCCAGGAGGTCGCCGTCCCGGCGGACGCGGAGGCCGAACTCGTCCGCGCCGCGCAGGCTTCCCTCATACGGGAGTTGCGCACCCCGCACACCCCACCCGCCCCACCGGCATCGCCTCCGCTCTCCCCGCGCGCGCGTCTGCGGCCGACCCGCACCGGAGTGTTCCTCGGCGGTCTGCTGATCGCCGCGCTCCTGCTGTACTGGCTGCCCGTGTCCCGCCTCGGTGAGGCGGACCTCGACCGGATGGGCGGGCTCGGGCTGGTCTCCGTACTGCCGCTGCCGACGCTGGCCGGGGCCGCGCTGCTGGTCGTGGTGTTCGCGTCGCTGCTGTGGGGGAACCGGGAACACCGGACGCTGCTGGCCCTCACGCTGCTCGCGACCGTCGTGTCACTGCACGCGCTGCCCGCGGTGATCGAGGCCGAACCGAGGTTCGCGACGGCCTGGCAGCACCTCGGGTTCATCGACTACATCGACCGGACCGGGACCGCCGTACCGGACCTCGACGCCCGCTGGAGCTGGCCGGGATTCTTCGCCGGGGCCGCGTTCGTGGCGAAGGCCTGCGGGGTCGGTGATCTCACCGAGGTCATCCGCTGGTGGCCGCTGACCATGCAACTCCTCTATTTGGCACCGCTGTTCCTGCTGACGCGTTCGTTGCGGGCGAGCTGGCGCGCCAAGTGGACCGGCGTGTGGATCTTCGTACTGAGCGGCTGGGTGGGCCAGGACTACTTCTCCCCACAGGGCTTCACCTATCTCCTCTATCTGGTGTTCGTGGCGATTCTGCTGGTGTGGTTCCGGGCGCCCCGGGTGCTGTGGGCGAAGGTGCGGCCCGGCGAGGCGGAGGTCGAGCCGACGAACCGCCGCCAACAGGCCGTACTGCTGGCGGTGTTGATCGCCCTGTTCGCGGCGACGGTCCCTGCCCACCAGTTGACGCCGTTCGTGATGCTGGGCGTGCTGGCGGTCCTGGTGCTGATCGGAAAGTCCGAACTGCGGGGCCTGCCCATCCTGTTCGGCGTCATCGTCGCGGTCTGGGTCGGTTTCATGGCCGAGCCGTACTGGTCGGGGCACTTCGACGAACTCTTCGGCGGGATGGGCGGAGTGAGCGGCAATGTGTCGTCGAGCGTCTCCGGCCGTATCCAGGGCGGCAGTTCGACACACAAACTCGTCCTCTACACGCGCGTCCTGCTGGCTGGCGGGGTCATGACCCTCGCCTGCTACGGCTGGTGGCGCCGCCGCGACCACAAGTACCGCGAACGATCCCTGCTCGTCCTCACCTTCGTCCCGTTCCTGGGCTTCGGCATGCAGTCGTACGGCGGGGAAATGGCGCTGCGCGTCTTCATGTTCGCCCTGCCCGGCGCGGCCATGCTCGGCGCGCTCGCGCTCTTCCCGCGCACCGGCGTCACCCCGAAGGAACGGGACCGGGACCGGATCAGCCTCGCCCCGCTGGCGGCACTGATGGCGGGCCTGGTCCTCATGGGCGGCTTCCTGGTGGCTCGTTGGGGCAACGAGCCCTTCGAACGGACCCGCACCGGCGAGGTCGCCGCGATGAACTACGTCTACGCGCACGACGATCCGACCGTACGGCTGCTGTGGCTGAGCAACGACCTCCTCGACAACGTGACACCGGCGCTGCCCTGGGGCACCAAGGACATGGAGAAGGTGCGGTACGAGCCGACGCTCGCACCGGCCGACCCGGTGCTGGTGTCGGGGTTGGTGAAGGCGCTCAAGGACGCGGGCCCCAACTCCTACCTGATGGTCAACCGCAGTCAGGTCGTCTATCTCCAGCTGGACGTGGGCTACTCGGCGACCTGGGAGAAACGGCTGCTCCAGAACCTGGACAGGCGGGACGAGTTGAAGAAGGTGTTCGTCAACTCCGACGTCACGGTGTACGCGCTGCGGCAACGACCGGAGGGCGAGGTCGCGAAGCCCGATCCCGGGCCGATCGGTCCCCAGGTGACGTGGACGCCGTGGTCGGTGGTGGGCGGCCTGGCAGCCGTCGCCCTGATCCTGCTGCTCACGGCCCGGGAGGCAGTACGGGTCGCGGTGCGGCCGGGGGTCCGGCAACTCCGTTGGCTGCAGGGCGCCTTCTGGTTCTCCCTACCCCTGCTGGCGGTGCTGCTGGCCTCGTTGGTTCAGCGGTTCCTGACGATGAAGTGA
- a CDS encoding glycosyltransferase, whose translation MNELDVSVVVCVYTEDRWEDILAAVASVRAQSRPALETLLVVDHNQALLERLAKEYKETAEVRVLVNAGPRGLSAGRNTGIAASHGGIIAFLDDDAVAERDWLRHFAEGYADPLVMAVGGRTMPIWASGRRPAWFPEEFDWVVGCTYKGLPPGRVRVRNVLGGNASFRRTAFEAAGGFATGIGRDGDKRPLGCEETELCIRLARARPDAVLLIDDRAVIHHRVPEIREHFGYFRTRTYAEGLSKALVARSVGADKGLESERRYTTRVLPAGIARGVRDALLARPGGAGRAGAIVAGVLTAAGGYVLGSLRARRGGPTFTVVEIESAVRTEGTEGGDPR comes from the coding sequence TTGAACGAGCTGGACGTCTCGGTGGTCGTCTGCGTCTACACCGAGGACCGCTGGGAGGACATCCTCGCGGCGGTCGCCTCGGTGCGGGCGCAGTCACGGCCGGCCCTGGAGACACTCCTGGTCGTCGACCATAACCAGGCTCTCCTGGAGCGGCTGGCCAAGGAGTACAAGGAGACCGCCGAGGTACGGGTGCTCGTCAACGCGGGCCCGCGCGGCCTGTCGGCCGGCCGCAACACCGGGATCGCCGCCTCGCACGGCGGGATCATCGCCTTCCTGGACGACGACGCCGTGGCCGAACGCGACTGGCTGCGCCACTTCGCCGAGGGGTACGCGGACCCCCTGGTGATGGCCGTCGGCGGCCGTACGATGCCGATCTGGGCGTCGGGCCGCCGGCCGGCCTGGTTCCCCGAGGAGTTCGACTGGGTGGTGGGCTGCACATACAAGGGGCTGCCGCCGGGGCGGGTGCGGGTGCGCAACGTGCTCGGTGGGAACGCCTCCTTCCGGCGTACGGCCTTCGAGGCGGCCGGCGGTTTCGCCACCGGCATCGGACGGGACGGCGACAAACGGCCGCTGGGCTGCGAGGAGACGGAGCTGTGCATCCGGCTCGCCCGGGCCAGACCGGACGCGGTGCTGCTGATCGACGACCGTGCGGTGATCCACCACCGGGTGCCCGAGATACGCGAGCACTTCGGGTACTTCCGCACCCGCACCTACGCCGAGGGCCTGTCGAAGGCACTGGTCGCCCGAAGTGTCGGCGCGGACAAGGGACTTGAGTCCGAACGCCGGTACACCACCCGGGTGCTGCCCGCCGGGATCGCGCGCGGTGTGCGCGACGCCCTGCTGGCCCGGCCGGGCGGCGCGGGCCGGGCGGGCGCGATCGTCGCCGGGGTACTGACGGCGGCGGGCGGGTACGTCCTCGGGAGCCTGCGGGCACGCCGGGGCGGGCCCACGTTCACGGTCGTGGAGATCGAGAGCGCGGTGCGGACCGAGGGAACCGAGGGAGGGGACCCGCGATGA
- a CDS encoding GH39 family glycosyl hydrolase, with the protein MGRHGWNSGARRWRLTALLGVGAAALALVLTLLHTLPSNGGSTAGTSRDGDKVHGTPAASSPASSKPDVGWGFTHTQFSADEGDGSATDRVEALLSKDAGLPQNQHIMGWGAGNPEPVKGRYDFTEMDRRIDFMRASGATPVVTLCCAPDWMKGGRSGSDNTDWSQSALETAPQRAHYKDFAALAATVAKRYPDVRHFIVWNEFKGFWNNTGARWDYEGYTELYNLVYKALKKVDKDIMVGGPYLVMDSLDPRQKPDASTTFKGRWGAMDQRILDAFDYWNTHKVGADFVVVDGSSYTQDDELLPDEFAATDKFTAVGEWVRARTRGLPLWWAEYYVEPADADDDRAGWSETHREAVQAAGLIAMAKGGASSGFYWNPEEEKGTDCAGCLWTPTSSGGGGTALPMYDLVSRFGAAFPPGTEYETVPVAPDDVPNVRVLADDKAVLVVNVLDRPIDAQVDGKRFTMGAYEVKWLSR; encoded by the coding sequence ATGGGACGTCATGGGTGGAATTCGGGGGCTCGGCGGTGGCGGCTCACCGCCCTGCTCGGTGTGGGGGCCGCCGCGCTGGCCCTGGTCCTGACCCTGCTCCACACGCTGCCGTCGAACGGTGGCAGCACCGCCGGCACCTCCCGCGACGGCGACAAGGTGCACGGCACACCGGCCGCCTCGTCGCCCGCTTCGTCGAAGCCGGATGTCGGGTGGGGCTTCACCCACACCCAGTTCAGCGCCGACGAGGGCGACGGGTCGGCCACCGACCGGGTCGAGGCGCTGCTGTCGAAGGACGCCGGGCTGCCGCAGAACCAGCACATCATGGGCTGGGGCGCCGGCAACCCCGAGCCGGTCAAGGGGCGTTACGACTTCACCGAGATGGATCGCCGCATCGACTTCATGCGCGCCTCCGGTGCCACCCCGGTGGTCACCCTGTGCTGTGCCCCGGACTGGATGAAGGGCGGCAGGTCCGGCTCGGACAACACCGACTGGAGTCAGTCCGCCCTGGAGACCGCCCCGCAGCGCGCCCACTACAAGGACTTCGCCGCCCTGGCCGCGACCGTCGCGAAGCGCTATCCCGACGTACGCCATTTCATCGTGTGGAACGAGTTCAAGGGCTTCTGGAACAACACCGGGGCCCGCTGGGACTACGAGGGGTACACCGAGCTGTACAACCTCGTCTACAAGGCGCTGAAGAAGGTCGACAAGGACATCATGGTCGGCGGGCCGTACCTCGTCATGGACAGCCTCGACCCACGGCAGAAGCCGGACGCCTCCACGACCTTCAAGGGGCGTTGGGGCGCCATGGACCAGCGGATCCTCGACGCCTTCGACTACTGGAACACGCACAAGGTGGGAGCCGATTTCGTCGTCGTGGACGGCTCCAGCTACACCCAGGACGACGAACTGCTGCCCGACGAGTTCGCGGCGACCGACAAGTTCACCGCCGTCGGTGAGTGGGTGCGCGCCCGTACGCGCGGACTGCCGCTGTGGTGGGCCGAGTACTACGTCGAGCCCGCCGACGCCGACGACGACCGTGCGGGTTGGTCCGAGACCCATCGAGAGGCCGTCCAGGCCGCCGGTCTGATCGCGATGGCCAAGGGCGGCGCCTCCTCCGGCTTCTACTGGAACCCCGAGGAGGAGAAGGGCACCGACTGCGCCGGCTGCCTCTGGACGCCCACCTCAAGTGGCGGCGGGGGAACGGCACTTCCGATGTACGACCTGGTCTCCCGGTTCGGCGCCGCCTTCCCGCCGGGCACGGAGTACGAGACCGTGCCGGTTGCCCCGGACGATGTGCCCAACGTACGGGTGCTCGCCGACGACAAGGCCGTCCTCGTCGTCAACGTCCTCGACCGGCCGATCGACGCGCAGGTCGACGGGAAGCGGTTCACGATGGGCGCGTACGAGGTGAAGTGGCTCAGCCGCTGA
- a CDS encoding glycosyltransferase family 2 protein: protein MSSVLRPAIPGQEPAAADRQPITADVYRPISSHLAITPPVSVVIPAMNEAENLPYVFKTLPDWIHEVVLVDGNSTDDTVEVARGLWPDVKVVEQRGKGKGDALITGFEACTGDIIVMVDADGSADGNEIVSYVSALVSGADFAKGSRFANGGGTDDMTPIRKLGNWALCTVVNRKFGARYTDLCYGYNAFWRHCLDKIDLDCTGFEIETLINIRVVKAGLKVQEIPSHEYLRIHGASNLRAVRDGLRVLRVILKERSNRRALRGRSHARVLSAGRGEAS from the coding sequence ATGAGTTCCGTTCTGCGACCGGCGATACCGGGCCAGGAGCCCGCAGCCGCCGACCGGCAACCGATCACGGCCGACGTGTACCGGCCGATCTCCTCCCACCTGGCGATCACGCCACCGGTGAGCGTGGTGATCCCCGCCATGAACGAGGCGGAGAACCTGCCGTACGTCTTCAAGACGCTGCCCGACTGGATCCACGAAGTGGTCCTGGTCGACGGCAACTCCACCGACGACACCGTCGAGGTCGCCCGCGGGCTGTGGCCCGACGTCAAGGTCGTCGAGCAGCGGGGCAAGGGCAAGGGGGACGCCCTGATCACCGGGTTCGAGGCCTGCACCGGCGACATCATCGTGATGGTCGACGCGGACGGCTCGGCGGACGGCAACGAGATCGTGTCGTACGTCTCCGCGCTCGTCTCGGGCGCCGACTTCGCCAAGGGCTCCCGCTTCGCCAACGGTGGCGGCACCGACGACATGACACCGATCCGCAAGCTCGGCAACTGGGCGCTGTGCACGGTCGTCAACAGGAAGTTCGGCGCCCGCTACACCGATCTCTGCTACGGCTACAACGCGTTCTGGCGGCACTGCCTCGACAAGATCGACCTCGACTGCACCGGCTTCGAGATCGAGACCCTGATCAACATCCGGGTGGTCAAGGCGGGGCTCAAGGTGCAGGAGATCCCCAGCCACGAGTACCTGCGTATCCACGGCGCGAGCAATCTGCGGGCCGTGCGCGACGGCCTGCGTGTCCTGCGGGTGATCCTGAAGGAGCGCTCCAACCGGCGTGCCCTGCGCGGCCGTTCGCACGCCCGCGTCCTCAGTGCCGGCCGGGGAGAGGCGTCTTGA
- a CDS encoding polysaccharide deacetylase family protein: MTDTRLPILMYHSVATEPNDATRTLSVTPEAFAEQLALLAERGFTPLKTADLATRWRSGRPLPARPLLITFDDGYEGVHRHALPVLAKHGFPATLFVSTGWLRGPYDTGGGLDTMLDWDQVRELAGSGVEIGGHSHTHPELDQLDDDALRFELTRCRDVVAGQLGAVPVSFAYPYGYSSRRVRQAVRAAGFTQALAVGNGLARRQQGPYALRRVTVRRSTGIEEFARLAEGRSVAREFARDRALTKGYAMVRRARQVRRKAIRSRV; encoded by the coding sequence ATGACCGACACACGCCTACCGATCCTCATGTACCACTCCGTCGCCACCGAACCGAACGACGCCACCAGGACCCTGTCGGTGACCCCCGAGGCGTTCGCCGAACAACTGGCGCTGCTGGCCGAGCGAGGCTTCACGCCACTCAAAACGGCAGATCTGGCCACGCGTTGGCGATCGGGGCGTCCACTTCCGGCGCGTCCGCTGCTGATCACCTTCGACGACGGTTACGAGGGCGTGCACCGGCACGCGTTGCCGGTGCTCGCCAAGCACGGTTTCCCCGCCACGTTGTTCGTGTCGACGGGCTGGCTGAGGGGCCCGTACGACACCGGGGGCGGCCTCGACACCATGCTCGACTGGGACCAGGTGCGCGAACTCGCGGGCAGCGGCGTCGAGATCGGCGGCCACAGCCATACGCACCCGGAGCTGGACCAGCTCGACGACGACGCGCTGCGCTTCGAGCTGACCCGCTGCCGGGACGTCGTCGCCGGTCAACTCGGCGCCGTACCGGTGTCGTTCGCGTATCCGTACGGCTACTCCAGCCGCCGGGTGCGTCAGGCGGTGCGGGCGGCCGGGTTCACCCAGGCGCTCGCCGTCGGCAACGGTCTGGCGCGCCGGCAGCAGGGCCCGTACGCCCTGCGACGCGTCACCGTCCGCCGCTCCACCGGTATCGAGGAGTTCGCGCGGCTGGCCGAAGGCCGGTCCGTCGCCCGCGAGTTCGCCCGGGACCGTGCCCTCACCAAGGGGTACGCCATGGTCCGCAGAGCACGTCAGGTCCGCCGGAAGGCGATCCGTTCCCGTGTCTGA
- a CDS encoding GntR family transcriptional regulator has translation MTLKIRIDDSAPPYEQVRAQISEQARAGKLPVGYRLPTVRGLAESLGLAANTVAKAYRALESDGVIETRGRNGTFVAAAGSAAEREAVAAAQAYVERVRRLGVGEEVALAAVKDALRAAYEG, from the coding sequence GTGACCCTGAAGATCCGCATCGACGACAGCGCCCCGCCCTACGAGCAGGTGCGCGCCCAGATCTCCGAGCAGGCCCGGGCCGGGAAGCTGCCCGTGGGGTACCGGCTGCCTACCGTGCGGGGGCTTGCCGAGTCGCTCGGGCTCGCCGCGAACACGGTGGCGAAGGCGTATCGGGCGCTGGAGTCGGACGGGGTGATCGAGACGCGGGGGCGCAACGGGACGTTTGTCGCTGCGGCGGGGTCGGCGGCGGAGCGGGAAGCGGTGGCTGCTGCGCAGGCTTACGTGGAGCGGGTTCGGCGGCTTGGGGTGGGGGAGGAGGTGGCGTTGGCCGCGGTGAAAGATGCTTTGCGCGCGGCTTACGAGGGGTGA
- a CDS encoding DUF5925 domain-containing protein yields the protein MSANPHDALPIRLNVDDSDSPSDVVDALFLGRFATGEQPYSHAANIDRVRSGATLLPPGARVLRSARDDDRSATLAEGDGWTLLVSRWNRGADVTVTATSSELAEKVLGQTTDGATDEPEPQPENVTMGFWYVSPRRGPHRTTRQISAGTWDEVRANYTAPVADAMDGLMRTTPEDIAGRLLLLHGPPGTGKTSALRTLARSWRDWCQVDCVLDPERLFSDVGYLMDIAIGEEDSAGKGRWRLLLLEDCDELIRGEAKHTAGQALSRLLNLTDGLLGQGRNVLVGVTTNEDLERLHPAVVRPGRCLARIEVGPLTRREATTWLGTEEGIPREGATLAELYALRRGTTPTTVPDQREGADAGLYL from the coding sequence ATGTCTGCGAACCCACACGACGCGCTGCCGATCCGGCTCAACGTCGACGACAGCGACTCCCCGTCCGACGTCGTCGACGCGCTGTTCCTCGGCCGCTTCGCGACGGGCGAGCAGCCGTACTCCCACGCGGCGAACATCGATCGCGTACGGTCCGGGGCGACCCTCCTTCCGCCGGGCGCCCGTGTGCTGCGCTCCGCCCGCGACGACGACCGCAGCGCCACGCTGGCGGAGGGCGACGGCTGGACCCTCCTGGTGTCCCGCTGGAACCGCGGCGCCGACGTCACGGTGACGGCGACCAGCTCCGAGCTGGCCGAGAAGGTCCTCGGCCAGACGACGGACGGGGCGACGGACGAGCCCGAACCCCAGCCGGAGAACGTGACGATGGGATTCTGGTACGTGTCCCCGCGCCGGGGCCCGCACCGCACGACCCGCCAGATCTCGGCGGGCACCTGGGACGAGGTCCGCGCCAACTACACCGCGCCGGTGGCGGACGCGATGGACGGTCTGATGAGGACGACGCCGGAGGACATCGCGGGCCGACTGCTGCTGCTCCACGGTCCGCCCGGCACCGGCAAGACGTCCGCGCTGCGCACACTGGCGCGTTCCTGGCGGGACTGGTGCCAGGTGGACTGCGTACTGGACCCCGAGCGACTGTTCTCCGACGTCGGCTATCTGATGGACATCGCGATCGGCGAGGAGGACAGCGCGGGCAAGGGCCGCTGGCGGCTGCTCCTGCTGGAGGACTGCGACGAGCTGATCAGGGGCGAGGCGAAGCACACGGCGGGCCAGGCCCTCTCCCGCCTCCTCAACCTGACGGACGGTCTCCTCGGCCAGGGCCGCAACGTCCTGGTGGGTGTGACGACCAACGAGGACCTGGAACGCCTCCACCCGGCCGTAGTCCGCCCCGGCCGCTGCCTGGCCCGCATCGAGGTGGGCCCCCTGACCCGCCGAGAGGCGACGACCTGGCTGGGCACAGAGGAGGGAATCCCCCGAGAGGGCGCCACCCTGGCCGAGCTCTACGCCCTCCGCAGAGGCACAACCCCCACCACAGTCCCGGACCAGAGGGAAGGAGCAGACGCGGGCCTGTACCTGTAA